From Penicillium psychrofluorescens genome assembly, chromosome: 1, one genomic window encodes:
- a CDS encoding uncharacterized protein (ID:PFLUO_001189-T1.cds;~source:funannotate) encodes MYALQRLLYGFPQPAPHKRSKPVEVLCLGLPRTGTESLSVALRTLGLPTYHGWDLVFEPDGSKLQHCNELVRRKYNGARDGDVQITSAEFDILLGDNQAVVDTLSLFFAPELLAAYPNAKVILNVRPDMNAWYRSIDRTFVQEVDQSWTVWGMQWFSSEFHWLYSLYLRYGYPGVFHSVTTTDGVQRNAKWVYRDHCNMVRGMVPQDQLLEWSVEDGWEPLCKFLDKPVPDEPFPRTNTPGDYAEHVDELTKRRLVQCVRNLTLTALSLGGITTAVVMWWQGRIPEATRLSDLLGQFTKMT; translated from the exons ATGTACGCACTCCAACGGTTGCTCTATGGATTCCCCCAACCGGCTCCGCACAAACGTAGTAAGCCCGTCGAGGTGCTTTGCTTGGGCTTGCCACGCACCGGAACCGAGTCATTAAGCGTGGCCTTGCGAACTCTGGGCCTGCCAACATATCATGGCTGGGACTTGGTCTTCGAGCCGGATGGCAGCAAGTTGCAACACTGTAATGAGCTAGTGCGGCGGAAATACAACGGTGCTCGCGATGGCGACGTGCAGATCACCAGCGCGGAGTTCGACATTCTCCTCGGTGATAACCAGGCTGTGGTTGACACCTTGtcccttttctttgctcCCGAGCTGCTCGCCGCCTACCCAAATGCCAAAGTGATCCTCAACGTGCGTCCCGATATGAACGCCTGGTACCGCAGCATCGACAGAACCTTCGTCCAAGAGGTCGATCAATCATGGACTGTGTGGGGCATGCAGTGGTTCTCCTCAGAGTTTCATTGGCTGTACAGTCTTTATTTACGATATGGATATCCAGGCGTGTTTCACAGCGTCACCACCACAGACGGTGTCCAGCGAAACGCCAAGTGGGTCTATCGCGACCACTGCAACATGGTTCGGGGTATGGTGCCTCAGGATCAGTTGCTTGAGTGGTCCGTCGAGGATGGCTGGGAGCCGCTTTGCAAG TTTCTCGACAAGCCTGTTCCCGATGAGCCCTTTCCCCGAACCAATACTCCAGGAGATTACGCCGAGCACGTAGATGAACTCACCAAAAGGCGTCTCGTTCAATGTGTGCGTAACTTGACTCTCACCGCCTTGAGTCTAGGCGGGATTACCACTGCCGTTGTAATGTGGTGGCAGGGACGGATCCCAGAGGCTACAAGGCTAAGCGATCTCCTCGGGCAATTCACTAAAATGACCTAG
- a CDS encoding uncharacterized protein (ID:PFLUO_001190-T1.cds;~source:funannotate), with the protein MTPQAHLFLLGLAAAGQAARQPEGFKDAFFGCRGNETAPEQLHFNYAGDRGMTISWNTAAKLQFPTVRYGRGPLLDRIAFSEVSVTYPTSSTYSNHVFIDGLEPDTEYGFAVHCADEKDRHQFKTSLPAGHRRPYTFAFIADLGTMGPLGLTDNGQKDALSPGEITTMQSLSQFKDQFEFMWHDGDLAYADDWLNEELDGFLPNTTTKGGAAVYEAILNAFYNEMAVNVTMDRPYMVGPGNHEANCDNGGAGSYTDSICVQGQTNFTGFRNHFRMPAEQSGGVENFWYSWDYGMVHFVQFNTETDFPNAPGIPGGSGEENAGPFAPNGTQIEWLKKDLASVDRKKTPWIIVAGHRPWYVDDTMCDSCQAAFEPILLEYGVDIALFGHKHFYERLAPIADGVPDPKGLNDPSAPWYLVNGAAGHYEGLSTPNTPLQNYTVKAIDTVYGWSRFTVHNCTHITQDFIGESPDAISFETQHHC; encoded by the exons ATGACGCCTCAAGCACATCTCTTCCTACTTGGTCTcgcagctgctggacagGCCGCCCGTCAGCCCGAAGGTTTTAAGGATGCGTTCTTTGGCTGTCGAGGCAACGAAACGGCACCAGAGCAGCTACATTTCAACTATGCCGGTGACCGTGGCATGACCATCAGCTGGAATACAGCCGCGAAACTTCAATTCCCAACCGTCCGATACGGCCGAGGCCCGTTGCTCGATCGAATTGCCTTTTCAGAGGTGTCGGTGACATATCCCACGTCGTCCACATATAGCAACCACGTTTTCATCGACGGTCTTGAGCCGGACACCGAGTACGGCTTTGCCGTGCACTGTGCTGATGAGAAGGACCGTCACCAGTTCAAGACTAGCCTGCCGGCTGGACACCGTCGCCCATACACTTTTGCCTTTATCGCTGACCTAGGAACCATGGGTCCCTTGGGATTGACCGATAACGGCCAGAAGGACGCTCTTAGCCCTGGTGAGATAACTACCATGCAATCGTTGAGCCAGTTCAAGGACCAGTTTGAGTTTATGTGGCATG ATGGTGATCTTGCGTATGCGGATGATTGGCTCAATGAGGAGCTTGACGGTTTCTTGCCCAATACCACAACTAAGGGAGGAGCGGCCGTATACGAGGCTATTTTGAACGCTTTCTACAATGAAATGGCAGTAAATGTGACCATGGATCGCCCATACATGGTTGGTCCAG GCAACCATGAGGCAAACTGTGACAACGGCGGAGCCGGTTCTTACACTGATAGCATTTGCGTGCAAGGTCAGACTAACTTTACCGGCTTCCGGAATCACTTCCGCATGCCCGCTGAGCAGTCGGGAGGTGTCGAAAACTTTTGGTACTCTTGGGACTATGGTATGGTGCATTTCGTCCAGTTCAACACAGAGACCGAT TTCCCTAATGCCCCAGGCATTCCCGGCGGAAGTGGCGAGGAGAATGCCGGTCCCTTTGCGCCTAACGGTACGCAGATTGAGTGGTTGAAGAAAGATCTGGCTTCCGTCGACCGCAAGAAGACACCTTGGATCATTGTCGCCGGACATCGCCCTTGGTACGTTGATGATACCATGTGCGACTCGTGCCAGGCAGCTTTTGAGCCCATTCTCCTTGAGTATGGTGTCGATATTGCTCTTTTTGGCCACAAACACTTCTATGAGCGGTTGGCGCCTATCGCAGATGGGGTCCCTGATCCAAAAGGCCTGAATGATCCTTCCGCTCCGTGGTATCTTGTCAATGGTGCCGCTGGTCACTACGAGGGATTATCGACCCCAAATACTCCGTTGCAAAACTACACAGTCAAGGCAATTGACACTGTTTATGGATGGAGTCGCTTCACTGTTCACAACTGTACCCATATCACACAGGATTTTATTGGCGAGTCTCCTGACGCTATTTCTTTTGAGACGCAACATCATTGCTAA
- a CDS encoding uncharacterized protein (ID:PFLUO_001191-T1.cds;~source:funannotate), with translation MASRSPTSPIFSLVLLPFLVFLLSFAGPASAAGSAVLGLDVGTEYLKAALVKPGIPLEIVLTKDSKRKESAATAFKPTRDPNALFPERFYGGDALALAARYPDDIYINLKTLLGLPLDDELVQTYQSRFPALKLESAPGDRTSVALRSNRLGDAEKKDAFLVEEILAMQLKQIKANADNLAGTGSDIRDVVITYPAFYTAEEKRSFELAVELAGLNVEAMVSDGLAVGLNYATSREFPNVSNGEKPEYHVVFDMGAGSTTASVLRFQSRQVKDVGKYNKTVQEVHVLGAGWDKSLGGDSLNDLIVDDMIAHLVEDKKLKDKVTAAEVRAHGKTMARLWKDAEKIRQVLSANSETHTSFEGLYDENVNFKYKLTRANFEKMATQHAARVRSPLEQALSAAGLQLSDIDSVVLHGGAIRTPFVQKELETVCGSSKKIRTNVNADEAAVFGAAFTGAALSSSFRVRDIRSSDAAFYPIALKWNSDGKQRNQKLFTATSQVGPEKQVTVKNLDDFEFSFYQLLNQDKELPVLSVQTQNLTASVARLRDSFGCSTVNITTKFSIRLSPLDGLPEVVGGTVSCEVESEKKGSVVDDVKGFFGLGKKDEQQPLGGEDDEPSESITLEPEAESSTTSSTSESSTTTASKDSKKATPQTKEEIIPLSLKSTPLGTKAPSASEMTRIRDRLAAFDASDRDRVLREEALNELESFIYRSRDLVDNEEFAKAVKKDQLSLLSKKVATHSEWLYEDSDHAKTADFQSKLKDLKDIVDPAQKRMKENSARPMHVKLLKDLLQNAEAMQDKLQRQIDADEEAYSSSLSESSSTSSSTATPAASADPLDDLDEDTYSPSSSPTSTKKSAAAKPTGPAYQLFTPSELSILSKAHEYAHPWLENQLAEQEKLAESDDPVLTVADIDLRIKEFERVLNRMYRKMNAATDKATTIADKLKAEKERQAKKEKDDKKKTKKQSEAKGKTTKEKKVEDERKDEL, from the coding sequence ATGGCGTCCCGATCACCAACCTCTCCAatcttctccctcgtcctcctccccttcttggtcttcctcctcagctTCGCCGGCCcagcctccgccgccggctcAGCCGTCCTTGGCCTCGATGTCGGCACCGAATATCTCAAGGCCGCCCTCGTCAAGCCCGGCATTCCACTCGAGATCGTCCTCACCAAGGATTCAAAGCGCAAGGAATCGGCAGCCACCGCATTCAAACCAACCCGCGATCCCAACGCCCTCTTCCCCGAGCGATTCTACGGTGGCGATGCGCTCGCTCTGGCGGCTCGGTATCCCGATGATATTTATATCAACCTGAAGACACTATTGGGGCTTCCGCTcgacgatgagctggtcCAGACCTATCAGAGCCGGTTTCCCGCCTTGAAGCTGGAAAGCGCTCCAGGTGACCGCACCTCTGTCGCACTACGCAGCAATCGGCTTGGGGACgcagagaagaaagatgcGTTTCTGGTTgaggagatcctggccaTGCAACTTAAGCAGATCAAGGCCAATGCCGACAACCTGGCGGGCACGGGATCGGATATTCGCGATGTGGTGATCACTTATCCCGCCTTCTACACCGCTGAGGAAAAGCGCAGCTTTGAGTTAGCTGTGGAGCTGGCAGGTCTGAATGTCGAGGCCATGGTTAGTGATGGACTGGCGGTTGGCTTGAATTACGCCACCAGCCGCGAGTTCCCTAATGTCTCGAATGGCGAGAAGCCGGAATATCACGTTGTCTTCGATATGGGCGCTGGGTCGACCACGGCAAGCGTCCTGCGTTTCCAGAGTCGCCAGGTGAAGGATGTTGGAAAGTACAACAAGACTGTTCAAGAGGTTCATGTTCTGGGAGCCGGCTGGGACAAGTCGCTCGGCGGTGATTCTCTCAATGATCTTATTGTTGACGACATGATTGCCCACTTGGTGGAGGATAAGAAGCTCAAGGACAAGGTCACCGCAGCCGAAGTTAGGGCCCATGGAAAGACCATGGCACGACTCTGGaaagatgcggagaagattCGCCAAGTCTTGAGTGCCAACTCAGAAACCCACACCAGCTTTGAAGGCTTGTATGATGAGAATGTCAACTTCAAGTACAAGCTCACCCGTGCCAACTTTGAGAAGATGGCCACGCAACATGCCGCCCGTGTACGATCCCCATTGGAGCAGGCTCTGTCCGCCGCTGGTTTGCAGCTGAGCGACATTGACTCGGTTGTTCTGCACGGCGGTGCCATCCGGACTCCATTTGTCCAAAAGGAACTGGAGACGGTCTGCGGTTCTTCCAAGAAGATCCGGACAAACGTCAATGCCGATGAAGCGGCCGTTTTTGGCGCCGCCTTCACGGGCGCGGCTCTCAGCTCCAGTTTCCGCGTCAGGGATATCCGTTCCAGCGACGCGGCCTTTTATCCAATCGCCTTGAAATGGAACTCCGACGGTAAACAGCGGAACCAGAAGCTGTTCACAGCTACGTCCCAGGTTGGCCCAGAAAAGCAGGTTACTGTGAAGAACCTGGATGACTTTGAATTCAGCTTCTACCAGCTCCTCAACCAAGACAAGGAGCTGCCTGTACTGAGCGTGCAGACCCAAAACCTCACGGCTTCCGTGGCCCGACTGCGGGATTCCTTTGGATGCTCGACCGTgaacatcaccaccaagtTCTCGATCCGCCTCAGCCCCCTTGACGGGCTTCCCGAAGTTGTCGGGGGGACAGTGAGCTGTGAAGTTGAGTCCGAAAAGAAGGGCAGCGTCGTGGACGACGTCAAGGGCTTCTTTGGGCTCGGCAAGAAGGATGAACAGCAACcgctcggcggcgaagacgacgaaCCCAGCGAATCCATCACGCTTGAGCCAGAGGCGGAGTCTTCCACAACATCGTCTACCAGTGAGTCTTCTACTACCACTGCCAGCAAAGATAGCAAGAAAGCAACTCCCCAgaccaaggaagagatcatCCCCCTCAGTCTGAAGTCAACCCCTCTTGGAACCAAGGCCCCTTCGGCTTCTGAAATGACTCGAATCCGGGACCGCCTGGCCGCCTTCGATGCGTCGGATCGTGATCGCGTCCTGCGCGAAGAAGCCCTGAACGAACTTGAGTCTTTTATCTACCGTAGCCGTGATCTGGTGGACAACGAAGAGTTTGCCAAGGCTGTCAAGAAGGACCAGTTAAGTCTTCTGTCCAAAAAGGTTGCCACTCACAGCGAGTGGCTCTACGAGGACAGCGACCACGCCAAGACAGCGGACTTCCAGTCGAAACTTAAGGATCTGAAGGACATTGTCGACCCGGCACAGAAGCGAATGAAGGAGAACTCTGCCCGTCCAATGCACGTGAAGCTGCTGAAGGATTTACTTCAAAACGCCGAGGCAATGCAGGATAAGCTTCAGAGACAAATCGACGCGGATGAGGAGGCATACTCGTCCTCACTCTCGGAATCAAGCAGCAcctcctcttccaccgcaaCTCCAGCCGCTTCGGCCGATCCActcgacgatctcgacgaggacACATActcgccctcgtcctcccCGACTTCCACCAAAAAGTCCGCAGCGGCCAAGCCCACCGGCCCGGCATACCAACTCTTCACTCCTAGCGAACTCTCGATCCTGTCCAAGGCCCACGAATACGCCCACCCCTGGCTGGAGAACCAgctcgccgagcaggagAAGCTCGCGGAGTCAGATGACCCCGTCCTGACCGTGGCGGACATCGACTTACGCATCAAGGAGTTCGAACGCGTTCTGAACCGCATGTACCGGAAAATGAACGCCGCCACGGATAAGGCAACCACAATTGCGGACAAGTTGAAAGCTGAGAAGGAACGacaggccaagaaggagaaagacgacaaaaagaagaccaagaagcagtcCGAGGCCAAGGGTAAGACCAccaaagagaagaaggtggaggatgagcgaAAAGACGAGCTTTGA
- a CDS encoding uncharacterized protein (ID:PFLUO_001192-T1.cds;~source:funannotate) — translation MSSIDTMMPSTANITLSKRRRFQPPITSFFSSTPSDSTDSHSCPVSHNHYSAATFSAHPVVSAKVQSNLLNVGMRVRKSVAEGYKTEWKKFPAPPVISAPEPQNAHVVHPHSSTSYAELAPFSGISKYSQDIPNGRSSAISSNQFIVDDDGDAFSLPPSSQESTSSNITISGLGQKRALDSDSDSEFIVMNDDTCPQIMDARPILSPVGVQRRNMLAIQHHHNIAKSSAMDTDDFEEAVFLRRREEVDADYVQMDWA, via the coding sequence ATGTCTTCCATCGACACCATGATgccctccaccgccaacATCACCCTGTCCAAGCGCCGGCGCTTCCAGCCCCCCATCACCAgtttcttctcgtcgacgccCTCCGACTCGACGGACTCGCACTCCTGCCCCGTCTCGCATAACCACTATTCCGCCGCGACCTTCTCAGCCCACCCCGTGGTCTCGGCCAAAGTCCAATCCAACCTGCTGAACGTTGGCATGCGAGTCCGCAAGTCCGTCGCCGAGGGCTACAAAACCGAATGGAAAAAGTTCCCGGCACCACCAGTGATCTCAGCCCCCGAACCACAGAACGCGCACGTCGTCCACCCCCACAGCAGTACGAGCTACGCTGAACTCGCTCCTTTCTCCGGCATCTCCAAATACTCGCAAGATATCCCCAATGGCCGTTCCTCCGCCATCAGTTCCAACCAAttcatcgtcgacgacgacggtgacgccttctccctcccgccTAGCAGCCAGGAGTCCACGTCATCAAACATCACAATTTCGGGTCTGGGCCAGAAACGGGCCCTCGATTCAGACAGCGACAGCGAATTCATCGTCATGAATGACGACACTTGCCCTCAGATCATGGATGCACGCCCGATCCTCTCCCCGGTTGGGGTGCAGCGACGGAATATGCTTGCCATACAGCACCACCACAATATCGCAAAATCGTCTGCTATGGACACCGATGACTTTGAGGAGGCAGTTTTCCTTCGCAGGAGGGAGGAGGTCGATGCTGATTATGTGCAGATGGACTGGGCTTGA